Sequence from the Gemmatimonadaceae bacterium genome:
TAAGCCGGTCACCGTGACCTTCGATCTCGAGCCCGATGATCAGATCGTCCCCGCCGGCAAGCGGATCGGGTTCATGATCTTTTCCAGCGACAAGGATTTCACGCTCCACCCGAAGCCGGGGACGGTGCTCACCGTTGATCTGGACAAGACGACGGTGACGCTGCCGGTGGTGGGAGGGGCGGGAGCGCTCAAGTAAGGGTTCTGAACCGATCAGTTTGGGGTTCGGGGTTGTAGGGTTCGGGGTTAACGGGTTCTCAACCCACAAACCCCGAACCCTAGAACGCCCAACCCCCCACTGATCAGTTAAGAAAGGAAGCCCCGATTGACGCTCGCCTCCCCTCGTGCGTTGATCCAGTGACATGTTCATCTCCGACTTTGCCATCAAGCGGCCGATCATCACCGTCGTCGTGATGCTCGCGCTGGTTGTCTTCGGGTTCGCGGCCCTGTCGCGCCTGCAGACGGACGAGTTTCCCGATGTCGACGCGCCGATCGTGGTGGTGGGGATTGCCTACCCCGGCGCATCGCCCGATCAGGTCGAACGCGAGGTGATCGATCGCCTCGAAGATCGGATCGCCGGCATCAGCGGCATCGATCAGCTGATGTCCACCAGCAGCGACGGCTTCGGGCAGATCACGGTGATGTTCGTCTTCTCCAAGCCCACCGATCAGGCGACGCAGGATGTGCGCGACGCGATCTCGGCGGTGCGGGCGCAGCTGCCGCAGGAGATCGTCGAACCGATCGTCCAGCGCTTCGATCCCGCTTCGCAGCCGATCCTGTCACTGGCGCTGACGTCCAAGACCCGCTCGCCGGCGCAGCTGACGGAGTTGGCGGACCGGGTCATCGGCAGTGAGATCCGCAGCGTGCCCGGCGTGGCGCAAGTCAACATCGCCGGTGCGGACAGCGCCACGCTCAACATCATTCTCGATCCGGCCCGCCTGGCCGCGAGCGGTGTGGGCGTGGATCAGGTCGTCAATGCGGTGCGCGCGCAGAATCTCGCAGCACCGGTCGGGCGCATTACCGGCGCCGAGCGCGAGCGGGCGATCCGTCTGGCCGGTCGCATCGAGCAGCCGGAGGAGTTCGCGCAGTTGAGCGTTGCTGCGCGGAACGGCACGGTGGTGCCGCTTGGGCAGGTCGCCACGGTTGAGCGCGGCACCGCCGAGCGTCGTTCCGCGGCGCTGTACAACGGCGCCGAGGCGATCGGTCTCGATATCGTGAAGTCGAAGGGCTACAGCACCACGCAGGTGGCGTTCGGGATCACCGATCTCCTGCCGCGGCTCACCAAGCTGCTGCCCCCCGGCGTGGAGCTGCAGGTGGTGCGCAACGCTGGGGAGCGCGTGAAGCGCAGCGTGGACGATGTGCAGACCACGCTGGTCGAGGGGGCGCTGCTCACGGTGCTGGTCGTGTTCCTCTTCCTCAACTCGTGGCGGTCTACGGTGATCACCGGGCTCGCGCTGCCGGTGAGCGCGCTGGCGGCGTTCGTGCCGCTCTGGATGGCCGGGTTCACGCTCAACACGATGTCGCTGCTGGGGCTGTCGCTGGCGATCGGCATCCTGATCGATGACGCCATCGTGGTGCGCGAGAACATCGTGCGCCATGTGGAGATGGGGAAGGATCACTACACCGCGTCGCGCGAGGGCACCGATGAGATCGGGCTGGCCGTGGCGGCCACGACCTTCTCCATCGTCGCCGTCTTCGTGCCCGTCGGCTTCATGAGTGGATTCGCCGGGCAGTGGTTCAAGCCATTTGCGCTGACCATTGCCTTTGCCGTGCTGGTGTCGTTGTTCGTGAGCTTTTCGCTCGATCCGATGCTCTCGGCGTACTGGCCCGATCCGCACGTGCCCCCCGAGAAGCGGGTGTGGATCACGCGGCTGCTCGATCGCTTCAATGTGTGGTTCGATCGGCAGGCGCAGCGGTATCGTGGTGGCGTGGCCTGGGCGCTGGATCATCGGTACACCATGATCGCGGTGGCCGTCGGCTCACTCGTGCTGGCCGTCGCGCTGCAGGTGCGCTTTGGAGGCGTGGGCTTCACCCCCGATTCCGATCGCAGCGAACTCTCCATCACCGTCGAGCCGCCGGCCGGATCGAGTTTGGAGTTCACGCGCACGCAGGCCGAGCAGATCGCCGCCATGGTACGCACCAACCATCCGGAAGTGCGCTACACGTATGTGACCGTGGGCGCGGCCGGTGGCACCGGGGCGGTGGATGCGGCGCAGATCTATGTGCGGCTCGCGCCCAAGAAGGCCCGCCATATCTCCCAAAAGGCGCTCGGCGAGCGGATCCGGCGCGAATTGCGGCAGATCGGTACGGTCACCGCGTATCTGCTCGAGGCCAGCGGGCCGATGGGTGGGCAGAAGCCGTTGCAGCTGCTGCTGCAGGGGAACGATCCGCTGGTCCTGTCGGCGTATGCGGATTCGGTGGCGTCGTACATGAAGCAGACGCCGGGCGCCGTGGAAGTCGGG
This genomic interval carries:
- a CDS encoding efflux RND transporter permease subunit, whose amino-acid sequence is MFISDFAIKRPIITVVVMLALVVFGFAALSRLQTDEFPDVDAPIVVVGIAYPGASPDQVEREVIDRLEDRIAGISGIDQLMSTSSDGFGQITVMFVFSKPTDQATQDVRDAISAVRAQLPQEIVEPIVQRFDPASQPILSLALTSKTRSPAQLTELADRVIGSEIRSVPGVAQVNIAGADSATLNIILDPARLAASGVGVDQVVNAVRAQNLAAPVGRITGAERERAIRLAGRIEQPEEFAQLSVAARNGTVVPLGQVATVERGTAERRSAALYNGAEAIGLDIVKSKGYSTTQVAFGITDLLPRLTKLLPPGVELQVVRNAGERVKRSVDDVQTTLVEGALLTVLVVFLFLNSWRSTVITGLALPVSALAAFVPLWMAGFTLNTMSLLGLSLAIGILIDDAIVVRENIVRHVEMGKDHYTASREGTDEIGLAVAATTFSIVAVFVPVGFMSGFAGQWFKPFALTIAFAVLVSLFVSFSLDPMLSAYWPDPHVPPEKRVWITRLLDRFNVWFDRQAQRYRGGVAWALDHRYTMIAVAVGSLVLAVALQVRFGGVGFTPDSDRSELSITVEPPAGSSLEFTRTQAEQIAAMVRTNHPEVRYTYVTVGAAGGTGAVDAAQIYVRLAPKKARHISQKALGERIRRELRQIGTVTAYLLEASGPMGGQKPLQLLLQGNDPLVLSAYADSVASYMKQTPGAVEVGLSSRGTKPELRVALNRGLAGTMGVSVGQVANALRPAFAGVDAGNWIDPAGETRYVRVRLPAESRENAADLANLPLVLPAQGTGAPVTVPLSQIATISTGVGPAQIQHYQRERSVTIGANLEQSLGTVKQTLNAKLTSLRLPEGYRITEGGQLKSQTEVFGSIGAALGIAVLLMYLILVVQFGSFLDPLAILMSLPLSLIGVVLALLITGDTLNIMSLIGVILLMGIVAKNAILLIDFAKWTREEKGLPLREALIEAGAIRLRPILMTTLALIAGMIPVALGLGEGADFRAPLGRAVIGGTITSTLLTLFVIPTVYEILDGWRERVLRLVGMRRDSAAPAHGEPITAEPA